A genomic window from Sphingomonas taxi includes:
- a CDS encoding glycine--tRNA ligase subunit alpha, with protein sequence MAATPLSFQKMILTLHDYWSDRGCVILQPYDMEMGAGTFHPATTLRALGPETWNAAFVQPCRRPTDGRYGENPNRLQHYYQYQVILKPSPPDLQELYLGSLAAIGVDMTRHDIRFVEDDWESPTLGAWGLGWEVWCDGMEVTQFTYFQQMGGFDMKPVAGELTYGLERLAMYIQDVDNVYDLAFNDSGVTYGDVFLENERQMSTWNFEVADTASLFDLFRKAAAECENSLAAGLPIPAYEQAIKASHTFNLLQARGVISVAERQAYIGRVRDLAKGACAAWMDKNGWAA encoded by the coding sequence ATGGCCGCCACACCGCTTTCCTTCCAGAAGATGATCCTGACGCTCCACGACTATTGGAGCGACCGGGGTTGCGTGATCCTCCAGCCCTACGACATGGAAATGGGCGCAGGCACGTTCCATCCGGCGACGACGCTGCGCGCGTTGGGGCCCGAGACGTGGAACGCCGCCTTCGTCCAGCCTTGCCGCCGGCCGACCGACGGCCGCTATGGCGAGAATCCCAACCGGCTGCAGCATTATTACCAATATCAGGTGATCCTGAAGCCGTCGCCGCCCGACCTGCAGGAGCTGTACCTCGGCAGCCTCGCGGCGATCGGCGTCGACATGACGCGCCACGACATCCGCTTCGTCGAGGACGATTGGGAATCGCCTACGCTGGGCGCCTGGGGGCTGGGCTGGGAGGTCTGGTGCGACGGCATGGAGGTGACGCAATTCACCTATTTCCAGCAGATGGGCGGGTTCGACATGAAGCCGGTCGCAGGCGAGCTGACCTACGGGCTCGAACGGCTGGCGATGTATATCCAGGACGTCGACAACGTCTACGACCTCGCGTTCAACGACAGCGGCGTCACTTATGGCGACGTCTTCCTCGAAAACGAGCGGCAGATGTCGACGTGGAATTTCGAGGTCGCCGATACCGCCAGCCTGTTCGACCTGTTCAGGAAGGCCGCGGCGGAATGCGAGAACAGCCTCGCCGCCGGGCTGCCGATCCCGGCGTACGAACAGGCGATCAAGGCGAGCCACACGTTCAACCTGTTGCAGGCGCGCGGCGTGATCTCGGTCGCCGAGCGGCAGGCCTATATCGGCCGCGTCCGCGACCTCGCCAAGGGCGCCTGCGCGGCGTGGATGGACAAGAACGGATGGGCGGCGTGA
- a CDS encoding TraB/GumN family protein: MIRTLRPALRPALSALALCLSLPACAQQPAPPARAANDADPALWVVKDKDTTVYLFGTIHVLKPGLTWFDEAVKTAFDRSDEVKLEIVMPDAAAMQGLVQATGVAAPGTPPLTQRLPEAKRAAFTKAVTDLGLPANALDTFKPWLAATQLSVAPLSKLGYDSDNGPEQVITAAAKQANKPLTGLETPEQQLGFFGSLSDKAQLDFLVSTVDELPKLNDQMASMVDDWAKGDPDALAREMNDELKSSPEVAKVLLTDRNARWAAWIKQRMTRPGTVFVAVGAGHLAGPESVQAHLAKLGVKAERVKY, translated from the coding sequence ATGATACGAACCCTTCGGCCCGCCCTGCGGCCTGCTTTGTCGGCGCTCGCGCTCTGCCTGTCGCTCCCCGCCTGCGCGCAGCAGCCCGCCCCACCGGCGCGCGCCGCCAACGACGCCGATCCCGCGCTCTGGGTGGTCAAGGACAAGGATACGACGGTGTATCTGTTCGGGACGATCCACGTGCTCAAACCGGGCCTCACCTGGTTCGACGAGGCGGTGAAGACCGCGTTCGACCGGTCGGACGAGGTCAAGCTGGAAATCGTCATGCCCGACGCCGCGGCGATGCAGGGGCTGGTGCAGGCGACCGGCGTCGCCGCGCCCGGCACGCCGCCGCTGACCCAGCGCCTGCCCGAGGCCAAGCGCGCCGCCTTCACCAAGGCGGTGACCGACCTCGGCCTGCCCGCCAACGCGCTCGACACGTTCAAGCCATGGCTGGCGGCGACGCAGCTCTCGGTCGCGCCCTTGTCGAAGCTCGGCTATGACAGCGACAACGGCCCCGAACAGGTCATCACCGCCGCGGCGAAACAGGCGAACAAGCCGCTGACCGGGCTGGAGACGCCCGAACAGCAACTCGGCTTCTTCGGCAGCCTGTCGGACAAGGCGCAGCTCGACTTCCTCGTCAGCACGGTCGACGAACTGCCGAAGCTGAACGATCAGATGGCGTCGATGGTCGACGATTGGGCGAAGGGCGATCCCGACGCGCTCGCCCGCGAGATGAACGACGAGCTGAAAAGCTCGCCCGAGGTCGCCAAGGTCCTCCTCACCGACCGCAACGCGCGCTGGGCGGCATGGATCAAGCAGCGCATGACGCGGCCGGGGACGGTGTTCGTCGCGGTCGGCGCCGGGCATCTCGCGGGACCGGAGTCGGTGCAGGCGCACTTGGCTAAGCTGGGCGTAAAGGCCGAACGGGTGAAATACTAA
- a CDS encoding 50S ribosomal protein L25/general stress protein Ctc — MSDTITLAAETRDRVGKGASRALRRDGRVPAVIYGQNKEPTSVHLEEKALTKALMTGHFMTSVIMIDGQRTLAKDVTFHPVTDRPIHVDFLRIGEHTEVTVAVPIVFTDEDDAPGIKRGNGVLNITRHEIELVVDAADIPSEISISLKGLEIGDSIHISDVKLPKGAKPAIDDRDFAIATIVPPTVPTAQDEALDAEVAETQAAEAAADAEPNDDDNDDDKITTQKN; from the coding sequence ATGAGCGACACCATTACGCTCGCAGCCGAGACGCGCGACCGGGTTGGCAAGGGAGCCTCCCGGGCGCTGCGTCGTGACGGCCGCGTCCCCGCCGTGATCTACGGCCAGAACAAGGAACCGACCTCGGTTCACCTCGAAGAGAAGGCGCTGACCAAGGCGCTGATGACCGGTCACTTCATGACCTCGGTCATCATGATCGACGGACAGCGGACGCTGGCCAAGGACGTGACCTTCCACCCCGTCACCGATCGCCCAATCCACGTCGATTTCCTGCGCATCGGCGAGCACACCGAAGTCACCGTCGCGGTGCCGATCGTATTCACCGACGAAGACGATGCCCCCGGCATCAAGCGCGGTAACGGCGTGCTCAACATCACCCGCCACGAGATCGAGCTGGTCGTCGACGCCGCCGACATCCCGAGCGAGATCAGCATCTCGCTGAAGGGCCTCGAGATCGGCGATTCGATCCACATCAGCGACGTCAAGCTGCCCAAGGGCGCCAAGCCGGCGATCGACGACCGCGACTTCGCGATCGCCACGATCGTGCCGCCGACCGTCCCGACCGCGCAGGACGAGGCGCTCGACGCCGAGGTCGCCGAGACCCAGGCCGCCGAGGCTGCTGCCGACGCCGAGCCGAACGACGACGACAACGACGACGACAAGATCACCACCCAGAAGAACTAA
- the pth gene encoding aminoacyl-tRNA hydrolase, whose product MQIWAGLGNPGPQYAMHRHNVGFMAIDLIADMHGFAPVRKQFQGWTQEGRVGSEKVLLLKPATFMNESGRAIGEALRFYKLGPDALTVFHDELDLAPFKVKVKRGGGTAGHNGLRSTDQHLGPDFRRVRIGIGHPGHKDRVTGYVLGNYAKTELDPLADMLGAIGAEAPWLAAGDDVRFMNDVALRLAQ is encoded by the coding sequence ATGCAGATCTGGGCCGGGCTCGGCAATCCGGGGCCGCAATATGCGATGCACCGGCACAATGTCGGCTTCATGGCGATCGACCTGATCGCCGACATGCACGGCTTCGCGCCGGTCCGGAAGCAGTTCCAGGGCTGGACGCAGGAGGGCCGCGTCGGCAGCGAGAAGGTGCTGCTGCTCAAGCCCGCCACCTTCATGAACGAGAGCGGCCGCGCGATCGGCGAGGCGCTGCGCTTCTACAAGCTCGGCCCCGACGCGCTCACCGTCTTCCACGACGAGCTCGACCTCGCGCCGTTCAAGGTGAAGGTGAAGCGCGGCGGCGGCACCGCCGGGCATAACGGGCTGCGCTCGACCGACCAGCATCTCGGCCCCGACTTTCGCCGCGTCCGGATCGGCATCGGCCATCCCGGCCACAAGGACCGCGTCACCGGCTACGTCCTCGGCAATTACGCCAAGACCGAACTCGATCCGCTCGCCGACATGCTCGGCGCGATCGGGGCGGAGGCGCCATGGCTCGCCGCGGGCGACGACGTCCGCTTCATGAACGACGTCGCTCTAAGGCTCGCCCAATGA
- a CDS encoding TIGR02466 family protein: MTVRTLFATRFYEDDLGDAALLAELEDASLDLAREDRAGVAWSKAHGYRGYTSYASLNDLPSRDPRFADLVRLLNKHVARFADACAFDLGGRKLKLDSLWVNVLKPGGNHSGHIHPHSAVSGTLYVATPPGAGALRLEDPRLPMMMAAPTRRADADESHATFVYAEPKPGSVFLWESWLRHEVVPNAAKGERISISFNYR; encoded by the coding sequence ATGACCGTCCGCACCCTGTTCGCCACCCGCTTCTACGAGGACGATCTCGGCGACGCCGCGCTGCTCGCGGAACTGGAGGACGCCTCCCTCGACCTCGCGCGCGAGGATCGCGCCGGCGTCGCCTGGTCGAAGGCGCACGGCTATCGCGGCTATACCTCCTATGCCTCGCTCAACGACCTGCCATCGCGCGACCCGCGCTTCGCCGATCTGGTGAGACTGCTCAACAAACATGTCGCGCGCTTCGCCGACGCCTGCGCCTTCGATCTCGGCGGTCGCAAGCTCAAGCTCGACAGTTTGTGGGTCAACGTCCTGAAGCCCGGCGGCAATCATTCGGGCCATATCCACCCGCACAGCGCGGTCAGCGGCACCCTCTATGTCGCGACGCCGCCGGGCGCGGGCGCGCTCAGGCTCGAGGATCCGCGGTTGCCGATGATGATGGCCGCCCCCACCCGCCGCGCCGATGCCGACGAGAGCCACGCCACCTTCGTCTATGCCGAGCCGAAGCCGGGCAGCGTCTTCCTGTGGGAAAGCTGGCTGCGCCACGAGGTCGTCCCCAATGCCGCCAAGGGCGAGCGGATCAGCATCAGCTTCAACTATCGCTGA
- a CDS encoding 5'-nucleotidase translates to MRLPQLAGSFAASGGDTMRLAIMMALQAAPVAGPPLPAELRPIRPAPAPSTVPCGTPDRRGDIVVCGRAAGADRLPRLDETRYAERPIRAVTTLGKTRLSAEAEQGSLPNGQSAPRAMLRLKMPF, encoded by the coding sequence ATGCGGCTGCCGCAATTGGCCGGCAGCTTCGCCGCATCGGGAGGCGATACGATGCGGCTGGCGATCATGATGGCGTTGCAGGCGGCACCGGTGGCGGGACCGCCGCTGCCAGCCGAACTTCGCCCGATCAGACCCGCGCCGGCGCCGTCGACGGTGCCCTGCGGCACCCCCGACCGGCGCGGCGACATCGTCGTCTGCGGCCGCGCGGCGGGCGCCGACCGCCTGCCGCGGCTCGACGAGACCCGCTACGCCGAACGCCCGATCCGCGCCGTCACGACGCTCGGCAAGACCCGCCTCTCGGCCGAGGCGGAACAAGGCAGCCTGCCGAACGGCCAGAGCGCCCCACGCGCAATGCTCCGCCTCAAGATGCCGTTCTGA
- a CDS encoding glycine zipper 2TM domain-containing protein, which produces MRNLMLAMGCAAMVVPATMIVPVSKADAQRHKYREWRDDRGRIRCRKPDGTTGAVVGAVGGALLGRTIDTRGDRTVGTLGGAVAGGLLGREIDRGGKRRCR; this is translated from the coding sequence ATGCGAAATCTGATGCTTGCGATGGGCTGTGCGGCGATGGTGGTGCCGGCGACGATGATCGTCCCGGTGTCGAAGGCCGATGCGCAGCGCCATAAGTATCGCGAATGGCGCGACGATCGCGGCCGTATCCGCTGCCGCAAGCCCGACGGCACCACCGGCGCCGTGGTCGGCGCGGTCGGCGGCGCGCTGCTCGGCCGGACGATCGACACCCGCGGCGACCGCACGGTCGGCACGCTCGGTGGCGCGGTCGCCGGTGGCCTGCTCGGCCGCGAGATCGACCGCGGCGGCAAGCGTCGCTGCCGCTGA
- a CDS encoding OsmC family protein → MVTRSASASYEGLGKDGKGKITTQSGVLSDTQYGFNTRFEDGAGTNPEELIAAAHAGCFTMALAFALAGAGHSQGNLKTDAKVTLDKDGDGFTITKSALTLTGHVEGIDQAEFERIANEAKAGCPVSKVLTCEITLATTFG, encoded by the coding sequence ATGGTAACGCGCAGCGCTTCGGCGAGCTACGAAGGCCTCGGCAAGGACGGCAAGGGCAAGATCACGACCCAGTCGGGCGTGCTGTCCGACACGCAATATGGCTTCAACACCCGCTTCGAGGATGGCGCCGGCACCAATCCGGAAGAACTGATCGCCGCGGCGCACGCCGGCTGCTTCACGATGGCGCTCGCCTTCGCGCTGGCCGGAGCGGGCCACAGCCAGGGCAATCTCAAGACCGACGCCAAGGTCACGCTCGACAAGGACGGCGACGGCTTCACCATCACCAAATCGGCGCTGACCCTCACCGGCCATGTCGAGGGCATCGACCAGGCCGAATTCGAACGGATCGCCAACGAGGCCAAGGCCGGCTGCCCGGTCTCCAAGGTGCTGACCTGCGAGATCACGCTCGCCACCACCTTCGGCTGA
- a CDS encoding extracellular catalytic domain type 1 short-chain-length polyhydroxyalkanoate depolymerase, with translation MRRLSDTISRLAAAQGQQQPWTGGSDRLGQLSGFGRNPGNLLARTYVPDSVTAKPALVVVLHGCTQTAEGYDAGAGWSRLADEHGFVLLFPEQQRANNPNLCLNWFAPEDVSHDHGEAFSIREMIAAMIDAHDVDPARVFVNGLSAGGAMTAVMLATYPEVFAGGAILGGLPYGTASGVIQALDRMRGHNMPDAAALGTLARDASAHRGVWPTLSIWHGDADATVDQTNAEALLTQWRALHQVAARPDVEAAQGNHAYRGWQDAAGRVVIEDHRIHGMGHGTPIAAHGPEACGTPGPFMLDVGLSSTRRIAAFWGIAPALAAPSRGTARLTRVATPTREPTGVAGVINDALRAAGLLR, from the coding sequence ATGCGACGTTTGTCAGACACGATCAGCCGGCTCGCCGCGGCGCAGGGCCAGCAGCAGCCCTGGACGGGCGGCAGCGATCGGCTCGGCCAGCTCAGCGGCTTCGGCCGCAATCCCGGCAATCTGCTCGCGCGCACCTATGTCCCCGATTCGGTGACGGCAAAGCCGGCGCTGGTCGTCGTGCTGCACGGCTGTACGCAAACCGCCGAGGGCTATGATGCCGGTGCCGGCTGGTCGCGGCTCGCCGACGAGCATGGCTTCGTCCTGCTCTTCCCCGAGCAGCAGCGCGCCAACAATCCCAACCTCTGCTTAAACTGGTTCGCGCCCGAAGACGTCAGCCACGACCATGGCGAGGCCTTTTCGATCCGCGAGATGATCGCGGCGATGATCGACGCGCACGACGTCGATCCCGCCCGCGTCTTCGTCAACGGCCTGTCCGCGGGCGGCGCGATGACCGCGGTGATGCTGGCGACCTATCCCGAAGTGTTCGCCGGCGGCGCGATCCTCGGCGGCCTGCCGTACGGCACCGCGAGCGGGGTGATTCAGGCGCTCGACCGGATGCGCGGCCACAACATGCCCGACGCCGCTGCGCTCGGCACGCTGGCGCGCGACGCCTCGGCGCATCGCGGCGTTTGGCCGACGCTGTCGATCTGGCACGGCGACGCCGACGCGACGGTCGACCAGACCAATGCCGAGGCGCTGCTGACCCAATGGCGCGCGCTGCATCAGGTCGCGGCGCGGCCCGACGTCGAGGCGGCGCAGGGCAACCACGCCTATCGCGGCTGGCAGGATGCCGCCGGCCGGGTGGTGATCGAGGATCATCGCATCCACGGCATGGGCCACGGCACGCCGATCGCGGCGCACGGCCCGGAGGCATGCGGCACGCCCGGCCCGTTCATGCTCGACGTCGGCCTGTCCTCGACGCGCCGCATCGCCGCCTTCTGGGGCATCGCCCCGGCGCTGGCCGCGCCGTCGCGCGGCACCGCCAGACTGACGCGGGTCGCCACGCCGACGCGCGAACCGACCGGCGTCGCCGGCGTCATCAACGACGCACTTCGCGCCGCCGGGTTGCTGCGCTAG
- the crcB gene encoding fluoride efflux transporter CrcB, which yields MPLLFVMIGGALGSAARYLTGRAALAAFGPDFPYGTLAVNLVGGLLMGVLTAILARSGSLAEPWRLFLGVGVLGGFTTFSSFSLDAVAMIERGALAPAFGYVLVSVIGSIAALFAGLAATRALLAGASA from the coding sequence ATGCCTCTTCTGTTCGTCATGATCGGCGGTGCCCTCGGCTCCGCCGCGCGTTATCTCACCGGCCGCGCCGCGCTTGCCGCGTTCGGGCCGGACTTTCCCTACGGCACGCTCGCCGTCAATCTCGTCGGCGGGCTGCTGATGGGCGTGCTCACCGCCATCCTCGCCCGCAGCGGCAGCCTCGCCGAACCGTGGCGCCTGTTCCTCGGCGTCGGCGTGCTCGGCGGCTTCACCACTTTCTCCAGCTTCAGCCTCGACGCCGTCGCGATGATCGAGCGCGGCGCACTCGCCCCCGCCTTCGGCTACGTGCTGGTGTCGGTGATCGGCTCGATCGCCGCGCTGTTCGCCGGGCTCGCCGCCACCCGCGCCCTGCTTGCCGGAGCCAGCGCATGA
- a CDS encoding RluA family pseudouridine synthase, whose product MSDAKNDTRDGVRQFNVGYDDDGIRLDRWFKRHLPETSFTTVAKWARTGQLRVDGSRVTPGDRIKAGQTLRVPPPEPVIEDTPDAPRPKRERPPLSEDQIAYAREMVIHKDLQALVLNKPPGLATQGGTKTSEHVDGLLDALQYDAEGRPKLVHRLDKDTSGALLVARTSRAAAFFAKAFSGRTARKVYWALVVGVPSIDDGMVDLPIGKQPGTGGEKMHVDEENGQAARSRYRVVERAGNRCAWVELQPFTGRTHQLRVHMAAIGHPIVGDGKYGGAAAFLTGGVSRKMHLHSRRIRVDHPDGGSIDETADLPTHFAESLATLGFDIARGDAMPFEEPKKGPPPKAVLKQRAKAHAKSMRKEHRGERRRRGSPD is encoded by the coding sequence ATGAGCGACGCCAAGAACGACACCCGCGACGGCGTTCGCCAGTTCAACGTCGGCTATGACGACGACGGCATCCGCCTCGACCGCTGGTTCAAGCGCCACCTGCCCGAGACGAGCTTCACCACCGTCGCCAAATGGGCGCGCACCGGCCAGCTCCGCGTCGACGGCTCGCGCGTCACGCCGGGCGACCGGATCAAGGCCGGCCAGACGCTGCGCGTACCGCCCCCCGAACCGGTGATCGAGGACACCCCCGACGCCCCCCGCCCCAAGCGCGAACGCCCGCCGCTGAGCGAGGACCAGATCGCCTATGCCCGCGAGATGGTGATCCACAAGGACCTCCAGGCGCTCGTGCTCAACAAGCCGCCCGGCCTCGCGACGCAGGGCGGCACCAAGACCTCCGAACATGTCGACGGCCTGCTCGACGCGCTGCAATATGATGCGGAGGGGCGGCCCAAGCTCGTCCACCGGCTCGACAAGGATACGTCGGGGGCGCTGCTCGTCGCGCGCACCAGCCGCGCCGCCGCCTTCTTCGCCAAGGCCTTCTCGGGCCGCACCGCGCGCAAGGTCTATTGGGCGCTGGTCGTCGGCGTCCCCTCGATCGACGACGGCATGGTCGACCTGCCGATCGGCAAGCAGCCCGGCACCGGCGGCGAGAAGATGCACGTCGACGAGGAGAATGGCCAGGCCGCGCGCAGCCGCTATCGCGTCGTCGAGCGCGCCGGCAATCGCTGCGCCTGGGTCGAGCTGCAACCCTTCACCGGCCGCACCCATCAGCTGCGCGTCCATATGGCGGCTATCGGTCATCCGATCGTCGGCGACGGCAAATATGGCGGCGCCGCGGCGTTCCTGACCGGCGGCGTCAGTCGCAAGATGCACCTGCACAGCCGCCGCATCCGCGTCGACCACCCCGACGGCGGCAGCATCGACGAGACCGCGGACCTGCCGACGCATTTCGCCGAAAGCCTCGCCACGCTGGGCTTCGACATCGCCAGGGGCGACGCGATGCCGTTCGAGGAACCGAAGAAAGGCCCGCCCCCCAAGGCGGTGCTCAAGCAGCGCGCCAAGGCGCACGCCAAATCGATGCGCAAGGAACATCGCGGCGAACGCCGCCGCCGCGGCAGCCCCGACTGA
- a CDS encoding HAD-IA family hydrolase has translation MTKLAVFDCDGTLVDSQANICQAMEATFRIADLPAPPRAAIRRIVGLSLVEAVRALLPDADDALHRRMAADYKEAFFELRTSGAMTEEPLFEGIAAVIETLAARGWQLGVATGKSDRGLARVLDHHGLTDRFVTLQTADRHPSKPDPAMLLAAMAEVDATPEQTAMIGDTSFDMAMAKAAGARAVGVAWGYHDVHDLVRGGAQVVATRTAALLEILA, from the coding sequence ATGACCAAACTCGCCGTATTCGACTGCGACGGCACGCTCGTCGACAGCCAGGCCAATATCTGCCAGGCGATGGAGGCGACGTTCCGCATTGCCGACCTGCCCGCGCCGCCGCGCGCGGCGATCCGCCGCATCGTCGGACTGAGCCTCGTCGAGGCGGTCCGCGCCTTGCTCCCCGACGCGGACGATGCGCTCCACCGCAGGATGGCCGCCGATTACAAGGAGGCGTTCTTCGAGCTGCGCACCAGCGGTGCGATGACCGAAGAGCCTTTGTTCGAGGGCATCGCCGCGGTGATCGAGACGCTGGCCGCGCGCGGCTGGCAGCTCGGCGTGGCGACCGGCAAGTCGGATCGCGGCCTCGCCCGCGTGCTCGACCACCACGGCCTGACCGATCGCTTCGTCACCCTTCAGACCGCCGACCGCCACCCCTCCAAACCCGATCCGGCGATGCTGCTCGCCGCGATGGCGGAGGTCGACGCGACACCCGAGCAGACCGCGATGATCGGCGACACCAGCTTCGACATGGCGATGGCCAAGGCGGCGGGCGCGCGCGCGGTCGGCGTCGCCTGGGGTTATCACGACGTCCACGATCTGGTCCGCGGCGGCGCGCAGGTCGTCGCGACGCGCACCGCGGCGTTGCTGGAGATCCTGGCATGA
- a CDS encoding ATP12 family chaperone protein, whose amino-acid sequence MKRFWTEVTIDADRVVTLDGRPVRTPGRVPLALPTDALAAAVADEWRAVAETIDPRAMPLTGLANAAIDRIALDPAAFAAGLSVYGESDLLYYRALSPDLLIARQQAAWDPWLDWARARYDVHFETTAGVMHRAQPPATLARLAEAVAALDPFGLAGLSPVVTITGSLILALALIERAGDADTVWTAANIDEDFQAELWGADSLAVQALANKRRDFDAAVAFLAALRPSA is encoded by the coding sequence ATGAAGCGCTTCTGGACCGAGGTGACGATCGACGCCGACCGCGTCGTCACGCTCGACGGCCGACCGGTGCGCACCCCCGGCCGCGTGCCGCTCGCGCTGCCGACCGATGCACTCGCCGCGGCGGTCGCCGACGAATGGCGCGCGGTGGCGGAAACGATCGATCCGCGCGCGATGCCGCTGACCGGCCTCGCCAATGCCGCGATCGACCGGATCGCGCTCGACCCCGCCGCCTTCGCCGCCGGCCTTTCGGTGTACGGCGAGAGCGACCTGCTCTATTATCGCGCGCTGTCACCCGATCTGCTGATCGCGCGGCAGCAGGCGGCGTGGGATCCGTGGCTCGACTGGGCGCGCGCCCGCTACGACGTACATTTCGAGACCACCGCCGGGGTCATGCATCGCGCGCAGCCCCCCGCGACGCTGGCGCGACTCGCCGAGGCGGTGGCGGCGCTCGATCCCTTCGGACTCGCCGGCCTGTCGCCGGTGGTGACGATCACCGGCTCGCTGATCCTCGCGCTGGCGCTGATCGAACGGGCCGGCGACGCCGATACGGTATGGACCGCGGCGAACATCGACGAGGATTTCCAGGCCGAACTCTGGGGCGCCGATTCGCTGGCCGTGCAGGCGCTCGCCAACAAGCGCCGCGACTTTGACGCCGCGGTCGCCTTCCTCGCTGCGCTCAGGCCGTCCGCGTGA
- the gmk gene encoding guanylate kinase, giving the protein MPTTHSADPHHFRRRGVLFVLSSPSGAGKSTIARKLLADEPELGMSVSVTTRPMRPGEVDGKDYHFVDLEEFRRMVAADEFLEWAHVFDHRYGTPRAQIETMLAAGKDVLFDIDWQGAQQLFQIAGGDVVRVFIFPPSMEELRARLTNRNTDSAQVIEARMARAANEVSHWDGYDYVLVNDDVEQCFAGVKTILAAERLKRSRQTGLIGFIRKLTRTA; this is encoded by the coding sequence ATGCCGACCACCCATTCCGCCGACCCGCACCATTTCCGCCGTCGTGGCGTGCTGTTCGTGCTGTCCTCGCCATCCGGTGCGGGCAAGTCGACCATCGCGCGCAAACTGCTCGCCGACGAGCCCGAACTCGGCATGTCGGTGTCGGTGACGACGCGGCCGATGCGGCCGGGCGAGGTCGACGGCAAGGACTATCATTTCGTCGATCTCGAGGAATTCCGCCGCATGGTCGCGGCGGACGAGTTCCTCGAATGGGCGCACGTCTTCGACCATCGCTACGGCACGCCGCGGGCGCAGATCGAGACGATGCTCGCCGCGGGCAAGGACGTGCTGTTCGACATCGACTGGCAGGGCGCGCAGCAGCTGTTCCAGATCGCCGGCGGCGACGTGGTGCGGGTGTTCATCTTCCCGCCGTCGATGGAGGAACTGCGGGCGCGGCTGACCAACCGCAACACCGATTCGGCCCAGGTGATCGAGGCGCGGATGGCGCGTGCCGCCAATGAAGTAAGTCATTGGGATGGCTACGATTACGTCCTCGTCAACGACGACGTTGAGCAATGTTTCGCGGGGGTGAAGACGATCCTCGCCGCCGAGCGGCTCAAGCGCTCGCGTCAGACCGGGCTGATCGGCTTCATCCGCAAGCTCACGCGGACGGCCTGA